A single genomic interval of Deltaproteobacteria bacterium harbors:
- the ccsA gene encoding cytochrome c biogenesis protein CcsA, translating to MIGTTYFLHYLSLGFYGLAFVLACLSLAARRVPRVVAPLTAAMGLACQIVLLVLRWGAGGHLPVTGLFETQQFLALWVVAAALYFVFRYQAYPFLPAALAMAEAALLFASIGPKAVAPLTPAIDTPLFLIHVATSFAAYGLFAIGALLGLYRLLALRPSDLDDGKRMLDESIYVGYILFSWAMIVGSLWAYLAWGSYWTWKIKNLWSWILWFYYSGVLHVRNRSGWQGRPLNILAVAGFALVLFTYLGLGLLFRTSHPLI from the coding sequence ATGATCGGGACCACCTACTTTCTACACTATCTGTCTCTGGGATTCTATGGTCTGGCCTTCGTGCTGGCCTGCCTGTCCCTCGCGGCGAGGAGAGTCCCCCGCGTCGTCGCCCCTTTGACGGCCGCCATGGGCCTGGCCTGTCAGATCGTTCTTCTGGTCCTCCGATGGGGAGCGGGGGGGCATCTGCCGGTTACGGGCCTTTTTGAGACCCAGCAGTTTCTCGCCCTCTGGGTTGTGGCGGCGGCACTGTACTTTGTCTTCCGATACCAGGCCTATCCATTTCTTCCCGCCGCCCTCGCAATGGCAGAGGCGGCTTTGCTCTTTGCCTCCATAGGGCCGAAAGCGGTGGCCCCCCTGACCCCTGCCATCGATACGCCCCTGTTCCTCATCCACGTTGCCACATCCTTTGCCGCCTACGGCCTTTTCGCGATTGGCGCTCTCCTGGGGCTTTACAGGCTCCTCGCACTGAGGCCGTCTGATCTGGACGACGGAAAGCGTATGCTCGACGAAAGCATCTATGTCGGGTACATACTTTTCTCCTGGGCCATGATCGTCGGCAGTCTCTGGGCCTATCTGGCATGGGGATCCTACTGGACGTGGAAGATCAAAAACCTGTGGTCATGGATCCTGTGGTTCTACTACTCGGGGGTACTCCACGTGCGGAACAGATCAGGCTGGCAGGGCCGGCCCCTGAATATCCTGGCGGTGGCCGGTTTCGCCCTGGTCCTGTTCACCTATCTGGGGCTGGGACTGTTGTTCAGGACATCCCACCCGCTGATATAG
- a CDS encoding cytochrome c biogenesis protein ResB yields the protein MNKKPENGLGNIPGFLWRTAVSPVTFVVLSILWCVDLGAGSIVAYFNDPQFWVKMDSYPFSLWMSQVAPGIFPMSLWIYVLVVLSYLMILSLLMCTVNWFIRRRRKIRGLGEVLVHLGFLLVFTGFVIGSAWGVRARVHISEGEKVKVPGMGMSLRLDNLKVIQSPQGRPLDTHSRVSLFASGSKVSQGSLRLNHPFIYGNTVVYPPEDYGAGVIGGVLGTQTSGAVRLVLGRPVTLERDRVLELGGVLQRGERRGNAIGPGLLVLVKNSEGKVMGSAYLSSAPGMNDRAIVAGNGIVLGQLSESVYGIFRVNRDPGVWFVIVGAVILSVGTLWALAGYLGILPSGAGPTS from the coding sequence ATGAACAAAAAACCTGAAAACGGATTAGGGAATATCCCCGGATTTCTCTGGCGCACGGCCGTATCCCCCGTGACCTTCGTTGTCCTGAGCATCCTCTGGTGCGTCGATCTGGGGGCCGGATCCATCGTGGCTTATTTCAACGATCCCCAGTTCTGGGTTAAAATGGATTCCTACCCGTTCAGCCTCTGGATGAGTCAGGTGGCACCCGGGATTTTTCCCATGTCCCTGTGGATATACGTCCTGGTGGTGCTGTCCTACCTGATGATCCTCAGCCTGCTCATGTGTACCGTGAACTGGTTTATCCGCAGAAGGAGGAAGATAAGGGGTCTCGGCGAGGTCCTTGTCCACCTGGGTTTTCTCCTGGTCTTCACCGGGTTCGTAATCGGAAGCGCGTGGGGCGTCAGGGCAAGGGTCCACATATCCGAGGGCGAGAAGGTAAAAGTGCCCGGCATGGGGATGTCATTGCGGCTGGACAACCTGAAGGTTATTCAGTCACCTCAGGGCCGGCCGCTGGATACACATAGCCGTGTCAGTCTTTTCGCCTCCGGTTCCAAGGTGTCGCAGGGCAGTTTGCGGCTGAACCATCCCTTTATTTATGGCAATACGGTCGTATATCCTCCAGAGGATTATGGCGCAGGAGTTATTGGGGGCGTTCTGGGGACACAGACTTCCGGGGCCGTACGGCTTGTCCTTGGGAGGCCGGTTACCCTGGAAAGGGACAGGGTGCTGGAACTGGGAGGGGTTTTGCAGCGGGGGGAGAGGAGGGGGAACGCCATAGGTCCCGGCCTTCTTGTTCTCGTTAAGAATTCTGAAGGGAAAGTCATGGGATCGGCCTATCTATCCTCGGCTCCAGGCATGAACGACAGGGCGATCGTTGCCGGGAACGGAATTGTACTCGGCCAACTGAGCGAATCGGTCTACGGGATTTTCAGGGTCAATCGTGATCCGGGTGTGTGGTTCGTAATCGTGGGGGCGGTGATCCTTTCCGTCGGGACCCTCTGGGCTCTGGCGGGCTACCTTGGAATTCTCCCATCCGGTGCCGGTCCCACGTCATGA